A region from the Pelobates fuscus isolate aPelFus1 chromosome 3, aPelFus1.pri, whole genome shotgun sequence genome encodes:
- the ATP6V1E1 gene encoding V-type proton ATPase subunit E 1 encodes MALSDADVQKQIKHMMAFIEQEANEKAEEIDAKAEEEFNIEKGRLVQTQRLKIMEYYEKKEKQIEQQKKIQMSNLMNQARLKVLKARDDLISDLLSEAKQRLIRVVKDAGRYQALLDGLILQGFYQLLELKVMIRCRKQDLPLVKTAVQKSIPIYRGATKKSLEVGIDEESFLSHEIAGGIEMYNADGKIKVSNTLESRLDLIAQQMMPEIRVALFGANPNRKFLD; translated from the exons ATGGCGCTCAGCGATGCGGACGTGCAGAAACAG ATCAAGCACATGATGGCTTTCATTGAGCAGGAGGCTAATGAGAAAGCAGAGGAGATTGATGCGAAG GCAGAAGAAGAGTTCAATATTGAGAAGGGTCGCTTGGTCCAGACACAGAGACtgaaaataatggagtattatgAGAAGAAAGAGAAACAGATTGAGCAGCAAAAGAAAAT TCAAATGTCAAACTTGATGAACCAAGCAAGACTAAAAGTGTTGAAAGCTCGGGATGACCTGATTTCT GATTTACTTAGTGAGGCCAAGCAGAGGCTTATTCGGGTGGTGAAGGATGCTGGTCGTTACCAAGCCTTGTTAGATGGACTAATTCTACAG GGTTTTTATCAACTTCTTGAACTAAAGGTGATGATTCGGTGTCGTAAACAAGATCTCCCACTAGTTAAG ACTGCTGTACAAAAGAGCATTCCAATCTACAGAGGCGCTACTAAGAAGAGCTTGGAAGTGGGGATTGATGAGGAGAGTTTCTTATCCCATGAAAT AGCTGGAGGAATTGAGATGTACAATGCAGACGGAAAGATTAAAGTGTCAAATACACTGGAGAGCAGACTGGACCTGATAGCTCAGCAG ATGATGCCAGAGATCAGAGTAGCTTTGTTCGGGGCCAACCCAAACAGGAAGTTCTTGGACTGA